The following are encoded together in the Actinomycetota bacterium genome:
- a CDS encoding carboxymuconolactone decarboxylase family protein produces MEHRPANRLFSLKESYRAFYYGLRTIKYMSQARRQKLLSTDFIERVMLAVTEVNGCAVCSYAHARLALEAGISSRQIQDMLSGVMDEVPAHQQPAVWFAQHYADSRANPSRLSWDRMIQLYGDAAAKGILGAIRMIMIGNIFGIPLGSFLNRFKGKPDKRSSIFYEIGMMGASIILVPVALAHALLDNLGRKPIIVFKSFPPASDTFYSKL; encoded by the coding sequence ATGGAACATAGACCCGCCAATAGATTATTTTCATTAAAGGAATCATACCGGGCCTTTTATTACGGCCTGCGCACTATTAAATACATGTCGCAAGCCAGGCGGCAGAAACTGTTGAGCACTGATTTTATTGAAAGGGTTATGCTGGCGGTGACTGAGGTTAACGGCTGTGCCGTTTGCTCCTATGCCCATGCCCGCCTGGCCCTGGAAGCAGGGATCAGCAGCCGGCAAATACAGGACATGCTGTCCGGGGTAATGGATGAAGTTCCTGCCCACCAGCAGCCGGCAGTATGGTTTGCCCAGCATTATGCAGACAGCAGGGCTAACCCCTCCCGGCTGTCCTGGGATAGAATGATACAGCTTTACGGGGATGCTGCAGCAAAGGGCATCCTGGGGGCTATACGTATGATTATGATAGGAAATATATTTGGTATACCTTTAGGCTCTTTTTTAAACCGTTTTAAAGGTAAGCCGGATAAAAGAAGCAGTATCTTTTATGAAATAGGGATGATGGGTGCCAGCATTATACTAGTGCCGGTTGCCCTGGCCCATGCTTTGTTAGACAATTTAGGCCGTAAGCCCATTATAGTTTTTAAAAGTTTCCCACCGGCCAGTGATACTTTCTATTCAAAATTATAA